From the genome of Brachyhypopomus gauderio isolate BG-103 chromosome 20, BGAUD_0.2, whole genome shotgun sequence, one region includes:
- the gyg2 gene encoding glycogenin-2 isoform X1 → MPEDRQAFVTLATNDGYCKGSLVVGKCLRRHGTTRKLVVMVSPSVSSEARLNLEDVFDEVVLVDVLDSRDRAHLSCLGRTELGVTFTKFHCWTLTHYTKCVFLDADTLVLCNVDELFERDELSAAPDAGWPDCFNSGVFVFVPSMATHRRLLEHADLHGSFDGGDQGLLNSFFSDWAIKDISKHLPFVYNLSANTLYTYLPAFQKFGHQAKIVHFLGDTKPWNLKFNQQPSSGLPSWDSNRNLQRYVNLWWAEYYSLTEQRVHEPLETRDSAPVQHQGQPMATTQMAPPPLSLGADPEVPGEDEKTAGPSLGEVPLSESPASVCQQQSEEELSEPEGATASDCEDSDWFELQDMATSQEGGDTGAEAASDPVTPPEEPESDAEVKESEEESREHRRHWEEGRVDYLGRDAFENIRKKLDRFLN, encoded by the exons ATGCCAG AGGACCGCCAGGCCTTCGTGACCCTGGCCACTAACGATGGCTACTGCAAGGGCAGTCTGGTGGTGGGCAAGTGTTTGCGAAGGCATGGAACCACTCGCAAACTGGTGGTGATGGTCTCTCCCAGCGTTAGCAGCGAGGCGCG TTTGAACTTGGAGGACGTCTTTGACGAGGTCGTACTGGTGGACGTTTTGGACAGCAGGGACCGGGCCCACCTCTCCTGCCTGGGCCGGACGGAGCTGGGTGTCACTTTCACCAAGTTCCACTGCTGGACACTGACACACTACACCAAGTGTGTCTTCCTGGATGCAGACACTCTC GTTCTGTGTAATGTCGATGAACTGTTTGAACGTGATGAGCTGTCAGCTGCTCCGGACGCAGGCTGGCCGGACTGCTTCAACTCCGGCGTGTTCGTGTTCGTGCCCTCGATGGCCACCCACAGGCGGCTGCTGGAGCACGCGGACCTGCACGGCAGCTTcgacg GAGGTGATCAGGGACTTTTAAACTCTTTTTTCAGTGACTGGGCAATAAAGGACATCAGTAAACACCTGCCATTCGTTTACAACCTCAGTGCCAACACGCTCTACACGTACCTCCCTGCTTTCCAAAA ATTTGGCCATCAAGCAAAAATCGTTCATTTCTTAGGGGACACAAAGCCCTGGAACTTAAAATTCAACCAGCAACCGTCCAGTGGGCTTCCATCGTGGGACTCCAACAGGAATTTGCAGCGATATGTAAACTTGTGGTGGGCAGAGTACTACAGTCTGACAGAGCAGCGTGTCCATGAACCTCTGGAAACGCGGGACTCTGCCCCAGTTCAGCAT CAGGGGCAGCCCATGgcaacaacacagatggctcctcctcctctgagccTGGGGGCGGACCCGGAGGTCCCGGGTGAAGATGAGAAGACAGCAGGTCCATCACTGGGAGAGGTGCCTTTGAGTGAGTCCCCTGCAAGTGTGTGCCAGCAGCAGtcggaggaggag CTCTCGGAGCCTGAGGGAGCAACAGCTAGTGACTGTGAAGactcagactggtttgagctccAGGATATGGCCACGAGCCAGGAGGGTGGAGACACGGGAGCAGAGGCCGCCAGTGACCCCGTGACGCCCCCTGAGGAACCCGAATCagatgct gaggtgaaggagagcgAGGAGGAGAGCCGTGAGCACCGGAGGCACTGGGAGGAGGGGCGCGTGGATTACCTGGGCAGAGACGCCTTCGAAAACATCCGGAAGAAACTCGACCGCTTCCTCAATTAG
- the gyg2 gene encoding glycogenin-2 isoform X2: MPEDRQAFVTLATNDGYCKGSLVVGKCLRRHGTTRKLVVMVSPSVSSEARLNLEDVFDEVVLVDVLDSRDRAHLSCLGRTELGVTFTKFHCWTLTHYTKCVFLDADTLVLCNVDELFERDELSAAPDAGWPDCFNSGVFVFVPSMATHRRLLEHADLHGSFDGGDQGLLNSFFSDWAIKDISKHLPFVYNLSANTLYTYLPAFQKFGHQAKIVHFLGDTKPWNLKFNQQPSSGLPSWDSNRNLQRYVNLWWAEYYSLTEQRVHEPLETRDSAPVQHGQPMATTQMAPPPLSLGADPEVPGEDEKTAGPSLGEVPLSESPASVCQQQSEEELSEPEGATASDCEDSDWFELQDMATSQEGGDTGAEAASDPVTPPEEPESDAEVKESEEESREHRRHWEEGRVDYLGRDAFENIRKKLDRFLN; the protein is encoded by the exons ATGCCAG AGGACCGCCAGGCCTTCGTGACCCTGGCCACTAACGATGGCTACTGCAAGGGCAGTCTGGTGGTGGGCAAGTGTTTGCGAAGGCATGGAACCACTCGCAAACTGGTGGTGATGGTCTCTCCCAGCGTTAGCAGCGAGGCGCG TTTGAACTTGGAGGACGTCTTTGACGAGGTCGTACTGGTGGACGTTTTGGACAGCAGGGACCGGGCCCACCTCTCCTGCCTGGGCCGGACGGAGCTGGGTGTCACTTTCACCAAGTTCCACTGCTGGACACTGACACACTACACCAAGTGTGTCTTCCTGGATGCAGACACTCTC GTTCTGTGTAATGTCGATGAACTGTTTGAACGTGATGAGCTGTCAGCTGCTCCGGACGCAGGCTGGCCGGACTGCTTCAACTCCGGCGTGTTCGTGTTCGTGCCCTCGATGGCCACCCACAGGCGGCTGCTGGAGCACGCGGACCTGCACGGCAGCTTcgacg GAGGTGATCAGGGACTTTTAAACTCTTTTTTCAGTGACTGGGCAATAAAGGACATCAGTAAACACCTGCCATTCGTTTACAACCTCAGTGCCAACACGCTCTACACGTACCTCCCTGCTTTCCAAAA ATTTGGCCATCAAGCAAAAATCGTTCATTTCTTAGGGGACACAAAGCCCTGGAACTTAAAATTCAACCAGCAACCGTCCAGTGGGCTTCCATCGTGGGACTCCAACAGGAATTTGCAGCGATATGTAAACTTGTGGTGGGCAGAGTACTACAGTCTGACAGAGCAGCGTGTCCATGAACCTCTGGAAACGCGGGACTCTGCCCCAGTTCAGCAT GGGCAGCCCATGgcaacaacacagatggctcctcctcctctgagccTGGGGGCGGACCCGGAGGTCCCGGGTGAAGATGAGAAGACAGCAGGTCCATCACTGGGAGAGGTGCCTTTGAGTGAGTCCCCTGCAAGTGTGTGCCAGCAGCAGtcggaggaggag CTCTCGGAGCCTGAGGGAGCAACAGCTAGTGACTGTGAAGactcagactggtttgagctccAGGATATGGCCACGAGCCAGGAGGGTGGAGACACGGGAGCAGAGGCCGCCAGTGACCCCGTGACGCCCCCTGAGGAACCCGAATCagatgct gaggtgaaggagagcgAGGAGGAGAGCCGTGAGCACCGGAGGCACTGGGAGGAGGGGCGCGTGGATTACCTGGGCAGAGACGCCTTCGAAAACATCCGGAAGAAACTCGACCGCTTCCTCAATTAG